In Lactuca sativa cultivar Salinas chromosome 5, Lsat_Salinas_v11, whole genome shotgun sequence, the DNA window TGGGCATCGGAGCAATTTGAAAAGCATATGCAACTTTAAAGTTATCTATAGTGAAATAAGGATCAACGTATTTGTGccagttagcatcccttgtaaaATCAATAAAATTCGTTGCATGTACACATGGTCGGCCTTAAACTTAAAACATTCGACAACTACATTTTCTTTCATCTAGGTTAACCTCTCAACATGTTCCATTGTACTTCACTTCATCTTGATTGTCACAACTTCTAGTAACTTTATATTCACCCAAGTTCTACATGAAAATTTAAAaacagattatatatatatatatatatatgtgtgtgtgtgtgtgtgtgtgtgtatgtatgtatgtatgtattattgaagtaaaaactaaaataaatataGTCTTTCAATTGAGTTATTTTACATGCTTACATTAGCGATGTCATTGAAATGGTTTTTAGCAATAGGAACCAATGTGTCATTCCATGTATTCACCACATTCCTTTTCATATCAAACCGTTTCATAATCTTTTCCCTAATTGCATCAATGATATCAAGCACGAGTTTATAGCCCAATTTACCAATACAAGAATTAAATGTTTCAGAAATATTATTAGTAATGTAATCACACTTGGAAGTAGTACCAAAATTGCTTCTACTCCATGTTTTGTTGTGGTTGGTATTTAGATATGCAATTGCATCTTCATTTTTATCAGTAATTTCCTAAAATAATATGTCATGCTTGGTAGGACGATAGGTTTTCGCGGAAGCCTATAGTTTCTTGTTAAAGAAGTCACCACGAAAGTGCTTCTTGAAGTTGCTATATAAGTGCCTTATACATTCTCTATGCTCAACATTAGGATAAACATTCATCATGGCCACTTCTAACCCTTTTTGCATGTCTGATGAGATAACAAGACCATTTGGCGTTCCAATTTCTTTTTTGAGTGAGTCAAGAAACCATGTACATGATTGTGTGTTTTTTGATTCAAGAACACAATATGCTATTGGAAAGATAGAATTGTTACCGTTAATACCAGTTGCAGCGGCTAGTACACCATCGAACTGTCCTTTTAAATGACAAGCATCAAGACCAATATATGGACGACAACCGACAACAAACCCTCTAGAACAAGTTGCTAAACAAATAAAGAACCTTTTGAAAAGTTTCTTTCCATCAACTATGTCAAAGTCAATTTCAACAACGCTTCCTTCGTTCCTTCGTAATAGTTCTTCTCTAAATTCATCGATCTTCATGAAAGAGTCTTCCCACTCACAATACATATCAGTATAAGCTTGCTCTTTCCCTCTAAAAACTTTTTGGTATGGCACATCAACATTGTAAGTTTTCATAATCCAATTTTTATGCTCATATGGAGAGACATCCCCATCAGATTTCAACTTGTCAGTAACAACATTAGCAATACATCCTTGAGTGACGCTTATTTCTACCCTTGTTGTTTCGAGTGTAAGTATGTACTTCTACCATTTTCATAACCTaaaacaaaataattaaataaaaataaatatatttttaatataaagcATGTTAAATATAACATAAGGTATACACTTACTTCAAAGGTAACTTCATCTTGTGTAATAAAAGCATGGATTCTCCACTCGCACTCTAGGTATTCACACCTTGTTGTGAATCGTGTCGGGTCACTTTTCATAATGTAGTAGTTAAGCTCATTTGTGACTGGACAGTGGTTCAAAGCTCTCCTAAAATCAAccatatttttaaattttgagCTGACTTCCATGCTTATACTATTCTTACTAAATGAGTgaacttcatcatcatcatccattAGATTGTATTCATTATCAGAATTGAGATGACTATGATAGTTTTCTTCACTAGGACAAATGTCCGCATCATACTCATCATGTGGTTCGTCTATGTTGGCACACAAATGGTTAGTATGGTTATTGGAGCCAAAGTTTTTCTCTGTTGTCACATAAATGGTTACTTGTTTCTCGTTTCCATACATGCTAAGCATAGTCATGAACTTTTCATTAGAATCAAGCccaataaatgatttttttggtGCATACTTGTCAACATAAAGAacagaaaattttgggttgttctTTGATGAATAACATTTTGTCACTTCTTCATGTAGTTGACTTAACTTGTATAAACATGTGTCAATGTGGATACATTTTTGAGAGAGCCAAAGCAATATATTTGCCTACAACTGTTCTTTGTTAGCCGAAATTGAAAATTAATTAGAACTTGGATGTTGGCATACTCCTGAAACTGAAAATTAATTAGAGAAACAATCATCAATTTAGtaaaagtttaataaattaaaattaagataTCCACATAAAGATATTTGATTATAGGAGACGTAGCCTTGCTCTTCCATATTGGTTTTGATGTGTCATGAAGGGTATTATCTTCTGTTTGAGAATGATCTTTCGACATTGATTTGTATCGCctctaaaacataattttaagttagcaataagaaaaaataatatataaaggtATAAAAAATAGCAGACATATGCTTTATAATTCATTTATTAACATTGGTTTGTATAGCCTCTAAAATATAATTTCAAGCACTCGAGTTAGTTCTATTTCAAGATTGTAAATATAGTAGCTTCAAACAACAAAATCACACAAAATTGACACAGTAGAAAGAATTCAAGATTCTAATCAAGTATAAGTTTCAACATATTATTGGCATTAATTATAGTTTTTTTAAACCGTGAAAAGACTTGAATTCGAATCCCTGCCAATTATAATTCAAGATTGTAAATACAGTAGTTTGAAACATCAAGAAAGCAGCTTTTCAATAGATTCACGTGAACAAATCAAACAACATCAAAAACAAAATTAAAGAAAGACAAAATAGGAACATAATCGTTTTTTTGTTTACCTGATGTGTGGAAGTGATGCAATAATAGGGGGAGACGCAATGGATCGGAAGTACTAACAGGGGAGTAACGATCGTAATTAACATGCTCCAACATGCACGTGAAATAGGAATGCAGGATTGTGAGAGGTAGTATTAGAGTTTACAAGTAAGGGCATTATTgtccattatgtgtttattttgaattataatGAATTAAGATTATAAAAAAGGATTATAAATcaataaaattaacaaaaaaatagaTTTGAGTATATATGATATGAAAAAACATTAGGAACAACGAATACGATACTTAAAGTTTAGACCAGACAAATACGATATTTAATTGCTTAGCAGGGATATATATGAAATTCTACCGAAGTTGTATTATTTATAGGaggtttttgttttaaaaaataaagcGAGAAAGAAAAATTTAATGAAATGAAACGTTGTTGGCTGCCCCACCTTCCCATTGGTCAACAAAACTCGGCATAGATTAACCGTGATGCCGAGCCGAGCTCGGCAAGCCGAGGGGTTGGCCCGGTGTGCGACGAGGCTACCGATCCCACACCCACAGCCTAATAATTCTCATTTTTTAACATTTGAGTTTGATTAAATCATCTAAGAAAGAATAATGATGAAATCGAATGAACTGTTGTCCCTCGAAGAAAATAGTAAAATTTAATTAATTGCGGTCCCTagaaaatataatttaatactaaaTTGCAAAAAGAAATTTTACCATCCGTCGTGCTCACATGTAATCAATCATCCACCATACTCTTCCATCTTTGACATACAAATTCAATAAAATAATTCCATCACTTCTCACTATAAAACGTCCAAAACCACAATCACAAAAACATACCCATCCAAATTCGATTCAAAGATATAGAACAACAAAGACCATGGACACATTCTCCAACGTTGTCTTTCTATTCTGCGTGGTGTTATCAATCGTCTTCGCCTCTGCTGATGCTGCTTATGGAGTTGCTAAGCTGCCGGAGATTCCTCACAAGATGAAACAGAAGGAAATTCCAAAACCCATTGCAGTTCAAGGCCTTATATACTGTAAATCCGGCTCTAAATTCATTCCACTTAAAGGTATATATGTATCTCACAATTTCGTATATTTACATCCATCGTACTAacttaatattaataaacttcatATGGTATATATATTTTACGTGTATACAGGAGCCACGGCAAGAATAACTTGTTTGGCAAGAAACCAAAAGGGACTTGAATCAGCACCATTCTCCGTCTCAAGTTGCCCTGCTGATGATAAGGGCTACTTTTTAGCCAAACTGTCCCCTCCTTCAACCAAGTTCTTAAAGAATGCTCAGTGGGAGCTCAAAGAGTGCAAGGCCTTCCTGGAGAGCTCGCCATTGAAGGACTGCAAGGTTCCTTTGGATATTAATGGAGGGGTTAAGGGTGCTCATATTATTTCTTCTTCGTCTCATCGTCTTCTTAAAAATGCAAATCTCTATTCTCTCAAACCCTTTTTCTACACCAGTGATAAACCAAACACAGTCTCCGACAACAAGAAATATTAACAAGAGAATATGGATTTACTTTTGCAATATTTATGATTCTTTTTCCCTCTAATTTTTAAATGTACTTTGTTCTTATATTTCCCTTCCTTCTGTTGTGGTCCAAGAAAATGTCCTTTTTTTGTCTCAATGAGGTTTTTAAGCCGCGCGTTGTATGCGGAAGTTTAAACAATAATTTTATGATATAATGTCTTTTTGATGTATTAAGACATTACACTTTGAAAATCTAATATATTTATAAGTTGTATTTCTTTTTCGTATTCATCATTTAACTTTGAAACTATAAAAATGTCATAAGGTACTTTGCTTTGCATGTGTTTTAATAGATTATAAGAATATTCATCTTATGATGACCAAAATTAACATAAATTATAATCACTTGGAAAGcattaaattgtttttttaaacTTGAAACATCAAAGACTTGTCAATATAACAACTAACTTTAAACAAAAGATCCAACTGGGCTTCAAATCCATACATTGTCTATTTGCCTACAACTCGATCTTGTTTGCCTCCAATTCCATCTGTTCCCAAAACATTGTTACCACTTACTTCCATTTGAATCACATCAGTTAATAGCTTGTCAAATGAATGCAAACTACTGTTCAACCATAATAACAATGTGATTACATTCCATTATCAAACAAAAACACCATTAAAATGCTATAACATGAAGAATGCATCTATAATGACAATAagttagttaaaaaaaactttttaacttACAGATTTGCAAATCATGGCCATCTGGACAATATTAATATCTCGTCTCATGGAATGCTTCATGTTCTCAGTACTTTATTAAAAGCAAGGGATCTGACTGTAGTTTCGTCCATGCATTATTAACATACTGATATCGTGGTT includes these proteins:
- the LOC111894979 gene encoding protein SEED AND ROOT HAIR PROTECTIVE PROTEIN, with translation MDTFSNVVFLFCVVLSIVFASADAAYGVAKLPEIPHKMKQKEIPKPIAVQGLIYCKSGSKFIPLKGATARITCLARNQKGLESAPFSVSSCPADDKGYFLAKLSPPSTKFLKNAQWELKECKAFLESSPLKDCKVPLDINGGVKGAHIISSSSHRLLKNANLYSLKPFFYTSDKPNTVSDNKKY